The following DNA comes from Populus trichocarpa isolate Nisqually-1 chromosome 19, P.trichocarpa_v4.1, whole genome shotgun sequence.
ATGAGTAACATGAGCGAAGAAAGCTGCAATCTCACGCTTAGAAGCTTCAGCTGAACCAAGTTTACCAAATTGAGGATATGAATTGACAGCACTGAGAAATGCATTTCTTGTATAGAAATTCTTCCCAGCACAGCCTGCACCAGCTTGGCTGATTATACCATTGAAGAAACCAGGCGTAACAATATCAGCAACAGAACCACTCCCACTAGGGGTAGTAGGCGTAGGCGATGAATAACAGGGCCCTTGTTTACATCCCTGACCACAATAGGCATTGCTAGTGCCACAGTAGCCATATTGACTGCAACAAAGGTTTGCAGCACAGCCACAATTCTGAGCCTCTACCACATTCTTGGGCAGGGCTCCTGCAAGAACTATGGCTAAGATAATGGTAAGGAGAATATTGCTTCTCATTTTCGCTACTCCTGAAGGGAGTTTTGATAGTGATATgcaaagagagaaaggaatttCTTGTGATGTGTGGAGATAAGGTCGAGGTTAAGCTATTTATAGAGGAACAAAGTGGACGAGGTCTATAATTTTACGTGTAAAATATCTAGGAGTTGATTATAATTTAGTCTATAAAGtttagcaaaataaataaagtttagcAAAAATATCTAGGATAATGACATTAATGTCCTTACGTGACATGTTGTTGAAGTGGTCAGACAGTTATATACCATAAAAGGTAGAAACTTTATTACTACATCAGACACAATCCTATTTTTAGTCCTCTGTATCTATTTCTAGATCAGACAATCTTACTTGGCTTGGTATGTACTGATTATCACTTCCTACCTAACTTTTTTCCAACCCTACATTTTCCTCTCATTGAGAGCTTAATTTACGTTTGATGAATGACCTAACTAAAGAAACTTAAAAACAGgaagttattaatttattgataaaacCAGTATACCATTAATGGTATGATAAACAGGAAGTTAAATAGATGAGAACATAAAAGGACGTTACATAGGAGATGCTGCTAACAAGCTCCTACAAACAAGAACTCATAACTTATTAGACCATGTCAAAATACCTTAAGGATCTTTAATCAAACCATTCTTtgtatatgaaaaattattattccagACATTTAACTATAGTGCAAGACGATGGAGTATGAGTTGAAACAATGTATTCCAATTAAGCTTCTTATATATCTTTGAAGATCAGCTTGTTTTTTGCAGTCCAAATACCCCCATAAAATTCTATACGATAGCATTGTGAAAACATTTTGCTAGAACTTACCTTTGACCATGTCGCTCCATTGCCAGATGACTTGATCTATTGTATTTAACATACACTTAAGTATCAAACCAACTCAAAAATCATTTCCATAATCTCCACATGTGGTAGCAATGAAGGAAAAGATGAGGAGCATGCTCTTTTTCATGTTCACAAAAGGGATATATAACTTGACTGGGATGTAGTAAATGGCGGTGTGCTAGAAAGGCTCTTGTATATACTCTGTTTTGGAGCAATATCCATATGAACATTTCTACCTTTGGTGGGGCAGATCCTTTCGACAAAAGGGAAGTGAATACGAAGTTTCCTAGAAATAGAATGTTATCAATTAAATCATTGTCATACTTGATATATAGCCCCGCTTGTGTCTCCTCCtacccatatttttttatcacctCTGCATGACTGcggttagaaaataatataaattatattctggGATCTCacttaatagtttaagctattgggttgagatgattcgttgacatggtatcagagccttgatgaccaagcggtcacgagttcgaatttcaccatccctatttatttgataaaaattaagcacaaagtaaagtggatctgtgcaagtttcaagcccaaagggcttttacttgagggagtgtgttagaaaataatataaatcatatcctgggatcTCACCtgatagtttaaattattgaattgagatggttctttgacaactGCAATGTTACCCCTGCTAACAGCTGATTCATGTTATTTAATAGCTCCTCTTCTAATGTCCGCAAGCATCTTTTCAGTGAAGTCTTCATTGCCACAAAGTTGTAGCATTGTCCCCTATATCTAACAAGTAGGGAGAAGGTGTTGTGATAAAGGAGAAAAGGTGTGGATAAAGATCTTTTAACAGCCCACCAGCTAGCCACTTGCCTATTTAGAAGTGAATATTGCGCTCATTGCCAATCTAAAACCAGCAGTTGCTCTTCAAAGCCACTTCTATTTTAGAGTCTGTGCTGATAACAACATAGATAGACTATCATGTTTCAGAAAGAGGTGATTTAAGAAGTGAGAGGCCATGAATAATAGAAGCCTGATATCTTTTGTTGATATGCTCTTGCCAACCTCTGAGATTGTTTTCCCCTTCCACCTgaaacaattttgaatttttcaagaaaaaatataaaaaatatatatataaatttatttattttttaatttttcattgacAATGTAGATCGCCTTTCAAATGACTAGTTTCTCAATCTCAGGTCATCTGTCAATCTACtgttttcaaagttttaaagaccctaaacaaatacaaaagttctttttaaatctacttttctttataaatttactacgcaaagccaaaagaaaattaaattttccaatttatttgcatcataaatattataaagaaggGGCAAttatattaatctaatttttaactcctttaatttattttctatataaaaataatagaaaaagaaaaaaaatcataaaataagtgattataaaaaaatgaaaaaatgaatgaaatgaaaaaagaaaaagaacaatgaatgaattgaaaaaaacgatatgaatgaagaataaattgaaatttgggtcaagataatataaattggaagattggggacttaattaaactttggattagtttaattaatcaaatcaagagcATAATTGTAGATTTGATAaatttggggacttaattgaacttgtAATTAAGGAattcaggggcttaattgaagaattatcAAAGTTAAGCTGGAGCTGATTTGGGTAAgattgcaaaaaattaaaatacaaggaCCCTTTTATAAATTA
Coding sequences within:
- the LOC7498090 gene encoding basic endochitinase CHB4, which gives rise to MRSNILLTIILAIVLAGALPKNVVEAQNCGCAANLCCSQYGYCGTSNAYCGQGCKQGPCYSSPTPTTPSGSGSVADIVTPGFFNGIISQAGAGCAGKNFYTRNAFLSAVNSYPQFGKLGSAEASKREIAAFFAHVTHETGHFCYTEEINGASRDYCDENNRQYPCVPGKKYHGRGPIQLSWNYNYGPAGSSNNFDGLNNPDIVARDAVVSFKTALWFWMKSVRPVVGQGFGATIRAINGNECNGGNSGAVQARVRYYRDYCSQLGVSTENNLTC